TGACCCCGGCCGTGAAGTTCCCCCGTTGGTCTGGACAGCCTGATACTGGGACCGTTGGGTCCCGAGGAAGCAGTCCAGTCAGTGAGCGGCAAGAGCAACATGAGCAAGCGGTATACGGCGGAGTTCAGGCGGGACGCGATCGCGCTCGTTCGGTCCTCGCCGCATCGGAACGTCACCGAGATCGCCCGGGAACTCGGCGTGAGCCCGGAGGGGCTTCGCGGCTGGGTCAGGCAGGCGAAGGCCGACCGGGGCGAGGGGCCCGCCGGTGCGCTGACCAGTGCCGAGCGTGAGGAACTGGTTCGGCTGCGGCGTAAGGACCGGGAACAGCAGCAGACGATCGAGATCTTGAAAAAAGGCCTCGCCTTCTTCGCGAAGGAGTCG
The Streptacidiphilus albus JL83 genome window above contains:
- a CDS encoding transposase produces the protein MSGKSNMSKRYTAEFRRDAIALVRSSPHRNVTEIARELGVSPEGLRGWVRQAKADRGEGPAGALTSAEREELVRLRRKDREQQQTIEILKKGLAFFAKESMK